The Haladaptatus cibarius D43 genome window below encodes:
- a CDS encoding MFS transporter codes for MGVSLPKFMGGLRSNTAFTRLFLGRIVTNAGDSMYAIAAMWLVYDLTGSPFYTGLASFLVRVPTALQFLVGPLVDRWPLRSLLVGTQLIQGLCVLAVPIAAAVDLLSVWLVLLVMPLLTFLNQFVYPAQQATLPRILDDDELIRANSLFSFAYQGLNMVFNAASGVLIAVIGAVALYLVNAATFAVAVVLFLGLKIPDVAQSADGGDESDETEGAESTDSTESTEESDDDNYFVRLREGLSYVRGSVLRALIFGGIIVNFAYGVMIAVLPAFAATRGGAEAYGLFMAAMAAGNLVGAMAAPVVDDYPFGWITIVGYVLSAVCWIGVLTVTWFPASIVLFFCTFVPIGAANVVLHSMIQSTVHDSLLGRVSSVNASLSTVTLPVGSLLGGTLATTLGSATVMSGLAIALLSLSVYFLVRPKLRTLPPVGEADESILDFDKNI; via the coding sequence ATGGGTGTATCACTACCGAAATTCATGGGCGGTCTTCGCTCGAATACGGCGTTCACGCGGCTATTTTTGGGCCGAATCGTCACCAACGCGGGCGACAGCATGTACGCAATCGCCGCGATGTGGCTCGTGTACGACCTCACCGGCTCTCCGTTCTATACGGGACTCGCCAGTTTTCTCGTTCGAGTGCCGACCGCCCTTCAGTTTCTCGTGGGGCCGCTGGTTGACCGATGGCCGCTCCGGTCGTTGTTGGTGGGTACGCAACTCATACAGGGCCTCTGTGTGCTGGCAGTTCCCATCGCGGCGGCGGTTGACTTGCTTTCCGTCTGGTTGGTTCTGCTGGTCATGCCTCTCTTGACCTTTCTCAACCAGTTCGTCTATCCGGCCCAACAGGCGACCCTTCCCCGAATTCTCGATGATGACGAACTCATCCGGGCGAACTCTCTGTTCTCGTTCGCCTACCAAGGTCTTAACATGGTCTTCAACGCGGCCAGCGGGGTACTCATCGCAGTCATCGGGGCGGTGGCGCTCTATCTGGTCAACGCGGCGACGTTCGCCGTCGCCGTCGTCCTCTTCCTTGGACTGAAAATTCCGGATGTCGCCCAAAGCGCGGATGGAGGGGACGAAAGCGACGAGACGGAGGGCGCTGAATCTACGGACTCCACGGAATCCACCGAAGAGTCGGACGATGACAACTATTTCGTTCGACTCCGCGAAGGGCTTAGCTACGTCCGTGGCTCCGTCCTCCGTGCGCTGATATTCGGTGGCATCATCGTCAACTTCGCATACGGCGTGATGATTGCCGTCCTTCCGGCCTTCGCGGCAACCCGCGGTGGTGCCGAAGCGTACGGTCTGTTCATGGCCGCGATGGCCGCCGGAAACCTCGTCGGCGCGATGGCGGCACCGGTCGTAGACGACTATCCGTTCGGGTGGATTACCATCGTCGGCTACGTGCTCTCCGCGGTCTGCTGGATTGGCGTGCTCACCGTGACGTGGTTCCCGGCGTCTATCGTGTTGTTCTTCTGCACGTTCGTGCCTATCGGAGCCGCCAACGTGGTACTCCATTCGATGATACAATCCACGGTACACGATTCCCTCCTCGGACGCGTCTCTTCCGTCAACGCAAGCCTGAGCACGGTGACCCTTCCGGTCGGGTCGCTTCTCGGCGGGACGCTCGCAACGACGCTCGGCAGTGCGACGGTTATGTCCGGATTGGCAATCGCATTGCTCAGCCTGAGCGTCTATTTTCTCGTCCGACCGAAACTGCGGACGCTCCCGCCGGTCGGAGAGGCCGACGAATCAATTCTCGACTTCGATAAAAATATCTAA
- a CDS encoding flippase — protein sequence MADSNHLSDLLSSSVLIVLGVVVASVGRLVERIVIAQQFSPKLYGEVSIAFAIMTVGTTVSLVGLNDGIPRFVSRYEDERDVRGVWVLGLVVSLAVSILVSVLLLLNVDRITDALFETAVSRELVRLFILTIPVSVGLTVGVSALRGLENTRYKLYTKDLLHPCLRIGLLIFLLGTGFDLLAVGYAYFVATLGTLVVVYFLSNKLVRLVGPVRTHVRELLAYSAPLIVTMVLSILLTRMDTLMLADMRTSAEVGVYNAAYPLANSLLMVISSFGYLYLPLTSRLDADGEHEEITDIYRITTKWIFVFTFPAFLVFTVFPGDVLSIFFGQQYVGGGIALAILSVGFFTSAAAGRNRTTLAALGHTKSILWVDVLTLALNFVLNILLIPSHGFVGAAIASAGAYVLRNIAFNVVLQLKSGINPLSAQTTRTYLVLPVVLFPVAVFASNWVTLTAVTLPIFLVCSGLLGLVAVAFAGSLQPEDGVFIEFIESAVGTEFPAIQRLQRYLRAQGE from the coding sequence ATGGCGGACAGTAACCACCTTTCTGACCTCCTATCGAGTTCGGTTCTCATCGTTCTCGGCGTCGTCGTCGCCTCTGTCGGACGGTTGGTCGAACGAATCGTCATCGCCCAACAGTTTTCGCCCAAATTGTACGGAGAGGTTTCCATCGCGTTCGCCATCATGACCGTCGGAACCACAGTGTCGCTCGTCGGACTGAACGACGGAATCCCGCGGTTCGTCTCGCGGTACGAGGACGAACGCGACGTTCGCGGCGTCTGGGTGCTCGGCTTGGTCGTCTCCCTCGCCGTCAGCATCCTCGTTTCCGTGCTGTTGTTGCTGAACGTGGACAGAATCACGGACGCGCTGTTCGAAACCGCAGTGTCTCGTGAACTGGTGCGACTGTTCATCCTGACGATTCCCGTCAGCGTCGGTTTGACCGTCGGCGTCAGCGCCCTTCGCGGATTGGAAAACACGCGGTATAAACTGTACACCAAAGACCTGCTTCACCCTTGCCTACGAATCGGCCTGCTGATATTTCTGCTCGGAACCGGGTTCGACCTGCTCGCGGTGGGCTACGCCTACTTCGTCGCAACGCTCGGAACGCTGGTCGTCGTCTACTTCCTCTCGAACAAACTCGTTCGACTCGTCGGGCCGGTACGAACCCACGTCCGGGAACTGTTGGCCTACTCCGCCCCTCTCATCGTGACGATGGTACTGTCGATTCTGCTCACCCGGATGGACACCCTGATGCTCGCCGACATGCGAACCTCCGCCGAAGTCGGCGTGTACAACGCCGCCTACCCACTCGCCAACAGTTTGCTGATGGTCATCTCCTCGTTCGGCTATCTGTACTTGCCACTCACTTCCCGCCTCGACGCGGACGGCGAACACGAGGAAATCACCGACATCTATCGTATCACGACGAAGTGGATATTCGTCTTTACCTTCCCCGCGTTTCTCGTGTTCACCGTCTTTCCGGGCGACGTGCTCTCGATTTTCTTCGGCCAGCAGTACGTCGGCGGCGGCATCGCGCTCGCCATCCTCTCGGTCGGATTTTTCACCAGCGCGGCGGCAGGTCGGAATCGGACGACGCTGGCCGCGCTCGGCCACACAAAATCCATCCTCTGGGTGGACGTGCTGACGCTCGCGCTCAACTTCGTCCTCAATATACTCCTGATTCCAAGCCACGGATTCGTCGGTGCCGCGATCGCGTCCGCCGGAGCCTACGTCCTCCGCAATATCGCGTTCAACGTGGTTCTCCAGTTGAAATCGGGTATCAACCCACTTTCCGCGCAGACGACACGAACCTATCTCGTCCTCCCCGTCGTGCTGTTTCCAGTTGCCGTCTTCGCCTCGAACTGGGTCACGCTGACCGCCGTCACCCTCCCGATATTTCTGGTCTGTTCGGGACTGTTGGGCCTCGTTGCCGTCGCTTTCGCAGGCAGTCTCCAACCCGAAGATGGCGTGTTCATCGAGTTCATCGAGAGTGCAGTCGGGACGGAATTTCCGGCGATTCAGCGGCTTCAGCGGTATTTACGCGCCCAAGGCGAATGA
- a CDS encoding LLM class flavin-dependent oxidoreductase, with translation MIHVGISDEGMPDFPLKKLDNGYVVPDASVADIHRAHRRQTRNQVALAVEAEELGYDYVVHPEHHVSLQDANSPNPILTQTAVAAQTERIRLLQMANILSWHEPVRLAEQIGMLDNISDGRVEVGVGRSSTPLESSVFGQYWGGSAQNDVKDQQSFEEKFELLLKAWTEEFITQHGQFHRVPPSYTEWENNQEYHYLMDEASESDPSEYMQVDAGTGKTTLKSVPVMPQPMQKPHPQLWKPAGSARSARQIAAQGFNACCHCTTFSATKELVEQYHDATEEAGWPDHRPEYDGEPLRKGWDGDRRRGIAAILGVFNTDVASEETFERWKRSQEFALNRKKGSKPPEEPRAVEIDIEEKLAEVDAPLVGDTEEIIDQLATFWETCGYEDFVVFVQTKITGMSHEENVEQLRAFAEDVVPHFKEQTQVYQ, from the coding sequence ATGATTCACGTTGGAATCTCCGATGAGGGGATGCCAGACTTCCCACTCAAGAAGTTGGATAACGGATACGTCGTTCCGGACGCATCCGTGGCGGACATCCATCGCGCCCATCGACGCCAAACCCGAAATCAGGTTGCACTCGCGGTCGAGGCCGAAGAATTGGGCTACGATTACGTCGTCCATCCGGAACACCACGTCTCGCTTCAGGATGCTAACTCACCGAACCCGATTCTCACGCAGACCGCCGTCGCGGCGCAGACGGAGCGCATTCGTCTACTCCAAATGGCGAACATCCTATCGTGGCACGAACCGGTTCGACTGGCCGAGCAAATCGGAATGCTCGACAACATCAGCGACGGCCGAGTTGAGGTTGGCGTCGGACGGAGTTCTACACCCCTCGAATCGAGCGTTTTCGGGCAGTACTGGGGCGGGTCGGCACAGAATGATGTCAAAGACCAGCAATCGTTCGAGGAGAAGTTCGAACTGCTGTTGAAGGCATGGACTGAGGAGTTCATCACACAGCACGGCCAGTTCCATCGCGTTCCGCCGTCGTACACAGAATGGGAAAACAATCAGGAGTATCACTACCTGATGGACGAGGCGAGCGAAAGCGACCCGAGCGAGTATATGCAGGTGGACGCCGGAACGGGCAAAACGACGCTGAAATCCGTGCCCGTCATGCCGCAACCGATGCAAAAACCGCATCCACAACTCTGGAAACCTGCGGGGTCTGCGCGCTCCGCGAGGCAGATCGCCGCACAGGGTTTCAACGCCTGTTGTCACTGTACGACCTTTTCCGCGACGAAGGAACTCGTCGAGCAGTATCACGACGCAACGGAAGAAGCGGGCTGGCCCGACCACCGACCCGAGTACGACGGCGAGCCGTTGCGTAAGGGATGGGACGGTGACCGCCGCCGCGGCATCGCCGCAATTCTCGGGGTGTTCAACACGGACGTTGCCAGCGAAGAAACGTTCGAACGATGGAAACGCAGTCAGGAGTTCGCCTTGAACCGAAAGAAGGGGTCGAAACCGCCCGAAGAACCAAGGGCTGTCGAAATCGACATCGAGGAGAAACTGGCGGAGGTAGATGCACCGCTCGTGGGCGACACGGAGGAGATAATCGACCAACTCGCCACGTTTTGGGAAACCTGCGGCTATGAGGATTTCGTCGTTTTCGTGCAGACGAAAATCACCGGGATGAGCCACGAGGAGAACGTCGAACAACTCCGTGCGTTCGCCGAGGACGTGGTACCCCACTTCAAAGAACAGACCCAAGTGTACCAGTAG
- the solA gene encoding N-methyl-L-tryptophan oxidase, which yields MTHYDSIVVGVGGMGSAAVSHLAKRGQRVLGLERYDVPHAKGSSHGVTRIIRKAYYEHPDYVPLLSRAYDLWHELDEKHPTQLLHTTGCVVAGPEGSEKVAGARESCEEHDIDYELLSAAEVGERYPGYDLPEDFVAVVEPDGGFLHVEQCVVAHVASAHRHGAEIRAREAVLDWEPTSSGGVMVETDKGSCTADTMVVTAGAWAKNLLPMLQSQAIPERQVLGWFQPESPDQFCPESFPVFILDCEEGYFYGFPEYGIPGYKVGKYNHFHEQVNPDKMAEPNRADERVLREFTERYFPTAAGPTMRLETCLFTNSPDEHFIIDALPDHPQVVVGAGFSGHGFKLSSVVGEILAELAIDGKSRHDIDLFSLDRF from the coding sequence ATGACTCACTACGATTCCATCGTCGTCGGCGTCGGCGGCATGGGAAGCGCGGCGGTTTCCCACCTCGCAAAACGAGGCCAGCGAGTGCTGGGACTCGAACGCTACGACGTGCCCCACGCGAAGGGGTCGTCGCACGGCGTGACGCGAATCATCCGGAAAGCGTACTACGAACATCCGGATTACGTCCCGCTTCTCTCTCGTGCCTACGACCTCTGGCACGAACTGGACGAGAAGCATCCGACGCAACTCCTGCACACGACGGGGTGCGTCGTCGCTGGCCCGGAAGGGAGCGAGAAAGTCGCTGGTGCGCGCGAATCCTGCGAAGAACACGATATCGACTACGAACTGCTTTCGGCGGCGGAAGTCGGCGAACGCTACCCCGGCTACGACCTCCCCGAGGACTTCGTGGCCGTCGTGGAACCCGACGGCGGATTCCTCCACGTCGAGCAGTGCGTCGTCGCGCACGTCGCGTCGGCCCATCGCCACGGTGCGGAGATTCGCGCCCGCGAGGCGGTGCTCGACTGGGAACCGACGTCTTCCGGCGGCGTTATGGTCGAAACCGACAAAGGAAGCTGCACCGCTGACACCATGGTCGTCACGGCGGGCGCGTGGGCGAAAAACCTGCTCCCAATGCTGCAATCGCAAGCAATTCCGGAACGACAAGTTCTCGGCTGGTTTCAACCGGAATCGCCCGACCAGTTCTGCCCCGAATCGTTTCCGGTTTTCATCCTCGATTGCGAGGAGGGCTACTTCTACGGCTTCCCGGAGTACGGCATACCGGGCTACAAAGTGGGGAAGTACAACCATTTCCACGAACAGGTGAACCCAGATAAGATGGCGGAACCGAATCGGGCCGACGAGCGCGTTCTCCGCGAATTTACGGAGCGTTACTTCCCCACCGCTGCGGGGCCGACGATGCGATTGGAAACCTGCCTGTTCACGAACTCGCCCGACGAGCATTTCATCATCGACGCGCTTCCCGACCACCCGCAGGTCGTCGTCGGCGCGGGGTTTTCGGGCCACGGATTCAAACTGTCGAGCGTGGTCGGCGAGATTCTGGCCGAACTGGCCATCGACGGTAAGAGTCGCCACGACATCGACTTGTTCTCGCTGGATAGATTTTGA
- a CDS encoding type 2 lanthipeptide synthetase LanM family protein, whose protein sequence is MSLTTEEKKRVAVRAKTLHDRLRTSSDDLSREVVENPDDWMDEWRARVADGEEDPFQKRLEIAGLSVAECRRRIQMTDWSDDDALPAWVDQLDELLLFVEATDVASVDDPLRTDDVPFAHFLNVLVEYASEKVDWRETPEPAVDAFKRWLLDRFHTIFAHPLFIEFKGFIAARDPELAVAENPDRPSSPRKYYDSFTETLTQGGLRSFCIEYAVLSKLLITFVRQWIDAVESFSSHLAADRTALNETFGSDGDLGPVTDIDFLGDPHQGGKTVLGVTFESGTKTAYKPRDMRIDTAFYDFLEWVNDAADLPNVRTLTCLPRETYGWQEWVESDSCSAQSEVDDYYRRSGMLLAILYALNFTDGHLENIVAVGDQPVVVDLETVLEPVLAADKRTAGNEMYDLVHGSLLRMRVLPMYLPSSDIQRIDGLGAEEGEATGVEIPEFSDVNTDIMELDYRDTRTIEGESLPLLDGDRITPENHADPLIGGFEEMYRFFLDNRAEILAEDGPIALFEGTEVRFLYRSTKIYGRTLVPATTPAYLRTGLKFGCKVELLARPFTEETVGEEMWDVYEAERTAMWRFDIPRFTVNATDTKLRHDGQAVKDVFETTPIEQVRDRINEFGESDLRNQLDYFKLAYAEEEISHPTPPRSQTETGDETDGRTTPASADLFRRRSREIFDRIRNHKRTTPYDSVTWHLREHRNGGIYFHRLIEDLYEGRIGIAVFSAALANVTGEDEYRQFTADVVAPLIDRLDVEKGNPFSDDRVGAGHGIGSLIYGCTKVGQLLSDDEYIRTAEEIAAILTPERIEEDELFDALGGTAGVILGLLALYEETGDEAVLERATIAGDHLCSNRIEEDGVLVWHTINNVQALTGFSHGIAGIAYSLFKLADASGHSRFRDAAVEGIRFERESFSPERNNWPDRRLLTDTDFVTGWCSGRAGIGLARLGMFEIEPNAEPDSGFRQEVEHALRGTDPTTLVDRDHVCCGNFGRVEFLLRAGRTLDEEQYRESARALAGSAVQRAETIGQYTVPWQTEDWYNPTFFLGESGIGYSLLRLDNPELPCVMLWE, encoded by the coding sequence ATGAGTCTGACCACCGAAGAAAAGAAACGAGTCGCTGTCCGAGCCAAAACACTGCACGACCGACTTCGAACGTCGTCAGACGACCTGTCACGGGAGGTTGTCGAAAACCCTGACGACTGGATGGATGAATGGCGTGCCCGGGTTGCGGACGGCGAGGAAGACCCGTTTCAGAAACGTCTCGAAATCGCTGGCCTCTCTGTGGCCGAGTGTCGCCGTCGGATTCAGATGACCGATTGGTCGGATGACGACGCCCTTCCCGCGTGGGTAGACCAATTGGACGAACTCCTCTTGTTCGTGGAGGCGACCGATGTGGCTTCGGTGGACGACCCGCTCAGAACGGACGACGTTCCGTTCGCCCATTTTCTGAACGTTCTCGTGGAATACGCGTCTGAGAAAGTCGATTGGAGGGAAACACCGGAACCGGCGGTAGATGCGTTCAAGCGGTGGCTTCTCGACCGATTTCACACCATTTTCGCGCATCCGCTGTTCATCGAGTTCAAGGGATTCATCGCCGCACGCGACCCGGAACTCGCGGTGGCGGAGAATCCCGACAGGCCGAGTTCGCCGCGAAAATATTACGATTCTTTCACGGAGACTCTGACTCAGGGCGGCCTGCGGTCGTTTTGCATCGAATATGCCGTTCTGTCGAAACTGCTCATCACGTTCGTTCGACAGTGGATCGACGCCGTCGAATCGTTTAGTTCGCACCTCGCTGCCGACCGAACCGCCCTCAACGAAACGTTCGGTTCCGACGGCGACCTCGGGCCGGTAACGGACATCGACTTCCTCGGCGACCCGCATCAGGGCGGGAAGACGGTTCTCGGCGTCACGTTCGAATCCGGAACGAAAACCGCATACAAGCCCCGCGATATGCGTATCGACACCGCGTTTTACGACTTTCTCGAATGGGTGAACGACGCCGCCGACCTCCCGAACGTTCGGACGCTCACCTGCCTGCCACGCGAAACGTACGGCTGGCAGGAGTGGGTCGAATCCGATTCGTGTTCGGCCCAGTCGGAGGTAGACGACTACTACCGACGTTCGGGGATGCTGTTGGCCATCCTGTACGCGCTCAACTTCACCGACGGCCATCTGGAGAACATCGTCGCGGTAGGCGACCAACCGGTCGTCGTTGACCTCGAAACGGTTCTCGAACCCGTCCTTGCAGCGGACAAACGAACCGCGGGCAACGAAATGTACGACCTCGTCCACGGGTCACTTCTGCGGATGCGTGTCCTTCCGATGTATCTGCCGTCATCGGACATTCAGCGTATCGACGGCCTCGGTGCCGAGGAGGGAGAAGCAACCGGCGTCGAGATTCCGGAGTTCTCTGACGTCAACACGGACATCATGGAACTCGACTATCGGGACACGCGAACCATCGAAGGCGAGAGTCTTCCACTCCTCGACGGCGATCGAATCACGCCGGAAAACCACGCCGATCCCCTCATTGGCGGTTTCGAGGAGATGTACCGGTTCTTCCTCGACAACCGGGCGGAAATTCTCGCGGAGGACGGGCCGATAGCACTGTTCGAGGGGACGGAAGTCCGGTTTCTCTACCGCTCTACGAAGATTTACGGCAGGACGCTCGTTCCGGCCACCACGCCTGCGTACCTCCGAACCGGCCTGAAATTCGGCTGCAAGGTGGAACTGTTGGCTCGACCGTTTACCGAGGAAACCGTCGGGGAGGAGATGTGGGACGTGTACGAGGCTGAACGAACCGCAATGTGGCGGTTCGACATTCCGCGATTTACTGTCAATGCGACCGATACCAAGTTACGCCACGATGGCCAGGCCGTGAAAGACGTCTTCGAAACGACGCCCATCGAGCAGGTTCGTGACCGAATCAACGAGTTCGGCGAATCGGATTTGCGAAACCAACTCGACTACTTCAAGTTGGCGTATGCGGAGGAAGAGATTTCACATCCCACGCCGCCACGCTCCCAAACCGAGACTGGTGATGAAACTGATGGACGGACGACCCCCGCGAGTGCCGACCTGTTTCGACGACGGTCGCGGGAGATATTCGATCGAATCCGGAACCACAAACGCACGACGCCGTATGACTCTGTGACGTGGCACCTCCGCGAACACCGAAACGGCGGCATCTATTTCCATCGACTGATAGAAGACCTGTACGAGGGTCGAATTGGGATTGCCGTGTTCAGCGCCGCGCTGGCGAACGTTACGGGAGAAGACGAGTATCGGCAATTTACCGCCGACGTCGTCGCACCGCTCATCGACCGACTGGATGTCGAAAAGGGAAACCCGTTTTCCGACGATAGGGTCGGTGCAGGCCACGGAATCGGGTCGCTGATTTACGGCTGTACGAAGGTCGGACAACTGCTATCTGACGACGAATACATCCGAACGGCGGAGGAAATCGCCGCGATACTAACTCCCGAACGAATCGAGGAGGACGAACTGTTCGACGCGCTCGGCGGCACTGCTGGCGTGATATTGGGACTACTGGCGCTGTACGAGGAAACCGGTGACGAGGCGGTGTTGGAGCGAGCCACTATCGCCGGAGACCATCTCTGTTCGAACCGCATCGAGGAGGACGGGGTTCTCGTTTGGCACACCATCAACAACGTGCAGGCGCTCACCGGTTTTTCCCACGGAATCGCCGGTATCGCGTATTCTCTGTTCAAACTCGCCGATGCGAGTGGCCACTCTCGGTTTCGGGATGCCGCGGTCGAAGGCATTCGATTCGAGCGAGAATCGTTCTCGCCGGAGCGGAACAACTGGCCCGACCGCCGACTGCTGACCGACACGGACTTCGTGACCGGATGGTGTTCCGGGCGGGCCGGAATCGGGTTAGCACGCCTCGGCATGTTCGAAATCGAACCCAACGCAGAACCCGATAGCGGGTTTCGGCAGGAGGTCGAACACGCGCTTCGCGGAACCGACCCAACCACGCTCGTTGACCGTGACCATGTATGCTGTGGCAATTTCGGTCGCGTGGAGTTCCTGTTACGGGCCGGAAGAACGCTGGATGAAGAGCAATATCGGGAATCGGCCAGAGCGTTGGCCGGGTCGGCCGTCCAGCGTGCGGAAACGATAGGCCAGTACACGGTTCCGTGGCAGACCGAAGACTGGTACAACCCAACGTTTTTCCTCGGCGAGTCCGGCATCGGCTATTCGTTGCTTCGACTTGACAACCCGGAACTGCCGTGTGTCATGCTGTGGGAGTGA
- a CDS encoding LLM class flavin-dependent oxidoreductase, whose product MAQFGVANEGMPDYPLKKLENGYVVPDVSVAEIHRTHQRQTGNQVEYAVLADKLGYDYVLQPERHFTLLGPVSPNQLLIHTAVAARTENVRLLQMANNLPWSEPVRLAEQTAMLDIISDGRAEIGIGRGSDPRTTAIFGQYWGGSKRNFMKDQRSFEEKYELLLKAWTEEFVTHHGEFHHVPPSYTEWENNQEYHYLMDEASESDPSEYMQVNVGTGKTTLKSVPVMPQPIQKPHPQLWKPAASEGSVKWAARHGVNGCTFGNSFSGVKKRIDQYYDAAEAAGWPDHRPEYDGEPWRRGWDAERNRGMVGMLGVFNTEVASEETFERWKLGQEFNLSNIKGMKPPEQAKNFTIDAEAMLEEGDAPIVGGSEEIIEGLVEYRDVCGYKDFIVIPLMKAVGMTHDESVTQLRAFAEDVMPYFEEQSAT is encoded by the coding sequence ATGGCACAGTTTGGCGTGGCAAACGAGGGAATGCCCGACTATCCGCTCAAGAAGCTGGAAAACGGATACGTCGTTCCAGACGTTTCCGTCGCAGAGATTCATCGGACACATCAACGGCAGACGGGGAATCAGGTCGAGTACGCGGTTCTCGCCGACAAGCTCGGCTACGACTACGTGCTCCAACCAGAGCGTCACTTCACTCTACTCGGCCCGGTATCGCCGAATCAACTGCTCATCCACACTGCGGTTGCGGCACGAACCGAAAACGTTCGCCTCCTCCAGATGGCGAACAACCTCCCGTGGAGCGAACCGGTTCGACTGGCGGAGCAAACCGCCATGTTGGACATCATCAGCGATGGCCGAGCGGAAATCGGCATCGGACGCGGTTCCGACCCAAGAACGACGGCGATTTTCGGGCAGTACTGGGGCGGGTCGAAGCGGAACTTCATGAAAGACCAGCGGTCGTTCGAGGAGAAGTACGAACTGCTGTTGAAAGCGTGGACCGAGGAGTTCGTCACGCATCACGGCGAATTTCATCACGTCCCGCCATCGTACACAGAATGGGAAAACAATCAGGAGTATCACTACCTGATGGACGAGGCGAGCGAAAGCGACCCGAGCGAGTATATGCAGGTGAACGTCGGAACGGGCAAAACGACGCTGAAATCCGTGCCCGTCATGCCGCAACCGATACAGAAACCGCATCCACAACTCTGGAAACCCGCCGCATCCGAGGGATCCGTGAAGTGGGCCGCCCGCCACGGCGTCAACGGCTGTACGTTCGGCAACTCGTTTTCTGGGGTCAAAAAGCGAATCGACCAGTATTACGACGCGGCGGAAGCGGCGGGCTGGCCCGACCACCGGCCCGAATACGACGGCGAACCGTGGCGCAGAGGGTGGGACGCGGAACGCAATCGCGGAATGGTCGGCATGCTCGGCGTGTTCAATACGGAAGTCGCAAGCGAGGAGACGTTCGAACGATGGAAACTGGGGCAGGAGTTCAACTTGAGCAACATCAAAGGGATGAAACCGCCAGAACAGGCGAAAAACTTCACCATCGATGCGGAAGCGATGTTGGAGGAAGGGGACGCACCAATCGTCGGAGGTTCGGAGGAGATAATCGAGGGATTGGTCGAATACAGGGACGTCTGTGGTTACAAGGATTTCATCGTCATCCCACTGATGAAGGCGGTCGGCATGACCCACGACGAAAGCGTCACGCAACTCCGTGCGTTCGCCGAGGACGTGATGCCGTACTTCGAAGAACAATCGGCGACGTAA
- a CDS encoding NAD(P)/FAD-dependent oxidoreductase, which produces MYDAIVVGGGIVGASVAYHLAREDADTLLIDRHDEGRATDAGAGIISPATSSRTASSVWFEFALNAAAYYPTLNDRLTDEQEGDTGYSSCELLSVAVDEDEVVDFDAATERIENRQEKYGEPKPGTTTELSADEAQEKFPALAETERCRAYSDAARVDAQTFTAALLRAGEQHGLTVAEQDVTKVRHENGSVSGVETANGDSYEASNVVVAGGAWSPRFEESLGVSIPVEPQRGQIIHLDCHDTDTNDWPIVGAFRGHYMVPWVDNRIAVGATREVDSGFEPRTTVGGVNEVLTEALRVAPGLEDAEIEDVRIGLRPRSADQLPVLGPIPTVEGVHLATGHGATGLQLGPYSGKLVADTVLGEPMEKEQFNVNRFE; this is translated from the coding sequence ATGTACGACGCCATCGTCGTCGGCGGCGGCATCGTCGGCGCGTCCGTCGCGTATCACCTCGCGCGGGAGGACGCCGACACGCTCCTCATCGACCGACACGACGAAGGACGCGCGACAGATGCGGGCGCGGGAATCATCTCGCCAGCGACGAGCAGTCGAACCGCTTCGTCCGTCTGGTTCGAGTTCGCGCTCAACGCCGCGGCCTACTACCCGACGCTGAACGACCGACTGACCGACGAACAAGAAGGAGACACCGGCTATTCTTCCTGCGAACTCCTCTCGGTCGCCGTGGACGAAGACGAGGTTGTGGACTTCGACGCCGCCACCGAACGCATCGAGAACCGGCAGGAAAAGTACGGGGAACCGAAACCCGGAACGACGACCGAACTGTCCGCAGACGAGGCCCAAGAGAAATTCCCCGCGCTCGCCGAAACCGAGCGATGTCGCGCCTACAGCGACGCGGCACGGGTGGACGCCCAAACGTTCACCGCGGCACTGCTCCGAGCCGGGGAACAGCACGGACTCACCGTCGCAGAACAGGACGTGACTAAAGTTCGTCACGAAAACGGAAGCGTTTCCGGCGTCGAAACCGCGAATGGCGACAGCTACGAGGCAAGCAACGTCGTCGTTGCTGGCGGCGCGTGGTCACCGCGGTTCGAGGAGTCGCTCGGCGTTTCGATTCCGGTCGAACCACAGCGCGGCCAAATCATCCATCTGGACTGCCACGACACGGATACCAACGATTGGCCCATCGTCGGCGCGTTTCGCGGCCACTACATGGTCCCGTGGGTGGACAACCGAATCGCCGTGGGTGCAACCCGAGAAGTCGATTCGGGATTCGAACCGCGAACCACGGTGGGTGGCGTCAACGAGGTGCTAACGGAGGCTCTTCGCGTCGCACCCGGACTCGAAGACGCGGAAATCGAGGACGTTCGAATCGGACTCAGACCACGCTCTGCCGACCAACTGCCGGTGTTGGGGCCGATTCCGACCGTCGAAGGCGTTCATCTGGCGACCGGCCACGGCGCGACGGGGCTTCAGCTCGGGCCGTACAGCGGGAAGTTGGTTGCAGATACTGTTCTCGGCGAACCAATGGAAAAAGAGCAGTTCAACGTGAATCGGTTCGAATAG